A genome region from Anastrepha obliqua isolate idAnaObli1 chromosome 4, idAnaObli1_1.0, whole genome shotgun sequence includes the following:
- the LOC129244751 gene encoding integrin alpha-PS3-like isoform X2, whose protein sequence is MALLSCSHILLPFVLLTLHTFTLRAYNLSPKPNIILRDPQFATALPKVESSYFGFTLSLRPLGIIVGAPRAQSTLPAQRNVNETGAIYRCTLSPVATCNPYVIDDRGNVTLEKDNPYTYDNEARDNQWLGAAMDGGTKDTDKLLICAPRFLSPTANDYLMNGICYWVQDTLNDNPINVQRISPLRLKSDQIKTFNNHRIYYYMLAEEGLSAHVTDNNEEFVIGAPGINTWKGSAIHVRKRFEEDPILSRRDTYERKRVARQLDFSGQYTLNTEDQPNDSYFGYAVGSGYFDSKEKNRLMYVATAPQANLQSGEAYLYKFSEDSTLKMTRVYVFRGLQFGEYFGYSLLTEDLNGDGLTDVVVSAPQHSTSGSFDDGAIYVFLNKGNFNFEQKLILSPATGKARFGTTLSRLGDINHDGFNDIAVGAPFAGNGSVFIYLGSNDGLRAQHSQRLNSPDSVVSKYGEHMFGHGLSKGADIDHNGFNDFAVGAPNAEAIFVYRAYPVVKIYATVKSQTREIKTDQNTFKITACYKITTTSTQIKDQDLAIRIVVDPQVKRVKLMQTRTNEISFNTTAGLQEQCRSFDCEVHSSVADIFKPIELEMHYDLINGVPKSEVFCDKCAAVDPTESKVYSEKIIFSTGCSSDICVADLEVKSHNLDHTYILGSSRTLSVTYDITNNGETAYLPQISITSSNRMPFAKIPGNCRIKDTDYLECDLNNGVAMARGAKDSFTVIFDVASISGKAMVLTAKVFSTGKEANEANNKVTDVITLGEFTEIDIVGIPKTPHVNLEKISNTTEIINNYEIKSVGPSTVGAMDVVFYIPVAYKVPGTTNTIQIIEMDKINMQAVYDAQLIGIDYYENNTQLIMNTIEISTSTHSTTTASKLKEHKKSTMTYEYNSFYDMPVESDSYDTEDTSNMSLRRRRRQAAAHTATKAQYARIVKAHELLGEELKGKLPVNRTIVFNCNDPEMTICVRAFMRVYNFNPEKPITVNMKYQVDLNEINQILIEPWEYFVILIGLDVKKIGDFNEKSLAIRKSIDYNIVSKHQLYGTPFWVYILAVLGGLLLLALMTYGMYKLGFFKRAKKEEMDALVHQGSTRPAQEDVEPEAENLNTERN, encoded by the exons CATAATTGTTGGTGCACCACGAGCTCAATCCACACTGCCCGCCCAGCGCAACGTCAATGAAACTGGTGCCATTTATCGTTGCACTCTCTCACCCGTAGCCACCTGCAATCCATATGTCATTGATGATAGAGGTAATGTCACCCTCGAAAAGGACAACCCATACACCTATGACAATGAAGCCCGTGACAATCAGTGGCTTGGTGCTGCCATGGATGGTGGCACGAAAGACACCGATAAACTCTTAATTTGTGCGCCACGGTTCTTATCACCCACCGCTAATGATTACTTAATGAATGGCATCTGCTACTGGGTCCAGGATACACTTAATGACAATCCCATCAATGTTCAGAGGATCTCACCGTTACGACTAAAATCGGATCAAATAAAGACTTTTAACAATCATCGCATTTACTATTATATGTTGGCGGAGGAGGGCCTGAGCGCACATGTGACAGATAATAATGAAGAGTTCGTGATTGGGGCGCCTGGTATTAATACGTGGAAGGGCTCGGCAATACATGTTCGCAAAAGGTTTGAGGAGGATCCAATATTGAGTAGGCGTGACACATACGAAAGAAAGCGTGTTGCTCGGCAACTTGACTTCTCGGGCCAATATACATTGAACACCGAAGATCAACCGAATGATTCGTACTTTGGTTATGCCGTCGGTTCGGGTTACTTCGATAGCAAAGAAAAGAATCGACTGATGTACGTGGCGACAGCGCCTCAGGCCAATTTGCAATCTGGAGAG GCCTATTTGTACAAATTCTCCGAAGATAGTACGCTTAAGATGACACGCGTTTATGTTTTTCGTGGTCTGCAATTTGGTGAATATTTCGGTTATTCGCTGCTGACAGAAGATCTCAATGGTGATGGGCTCACTGATGTGGTAGTCTCAGCGCCACAACACTCAACATCGGGTTCTTTCGACGATGGCGCCATCTATGTGTTCCTCAACAAAGGCAAT TTTAACTTCGAACAGAAATTGATACTTTCCCCCGCAACCGGCAAAGCACGCTTCGGTACCACGCTCAGCAGGCTGGGAGATATCAATCACGATGGCTTTAATG ATATTGCTGTTGGTGCACCATTTGCTGGCAATGGGTCCGTCTTCATCTATCTTGGTAGTAATGACGGTTTGCGAGCGCAACACAGCCAACGCCTGAACTCACCAGATTCGGTGGTCAGCAAGTATGGTGAACATATGTTTGGACACGGTCTTTCAAAGGGCGCAGATATCGATCACAACGGCTTCAACGACTTTGCCGTCGGCGCGCCAAATGCCGAGGCCATTTTCGTTTATCGGGCCTATCCGGTAGTGAAGATATACGCAACAGTTAAATCACAAACTCGTGAAATTAAAACCGATCAAAACACATTTAAGATCACCGCATGCTACAAAATTACAACCACATCTACACAAATAAAAGATCAAGATTTGGCCATACGTATTGTTGTGGATCCGCAGGTGAAGCGTGTTAAGCTGATGCAAACACGCACAAATGAGATTAGTTTTAATACGACGGCAGGTTTGCAGGAGCAATGTCGTTCATTTGATTGTGAAGTACATAGTAGTGTGGCGGATATCTTCAAGCCGATCGAGTTGGAAATGCACTATGATCTCATCAATGGAGTGCCAAAATCTGAAG TTTTCTGTGATAAATGTGCCGCTGTTGATCCCACCGAATCGAAAGTATATAGTGAGAAAATCATCTTTAGCACGGGCTGTAGTTCGGATATTTGCGTGGCCGATCTTGAAGTTAAAAGCCACAATTTGGA TCACACATACATTCTTGGCAGCAGTCGCACACTGTCCGTCACTTATGACATAACTAACAATGGCGAAACCGCTTATCTACCTCAAATCAGTATCACTTCATCAAACCGCATGCCATTCGCCAAAATACCCGGAAACTGTCGTATTAAGGATACTGATTATTTAGAATGTGATTTAAATAATGGCGTGGCGATGGCGAGAGGCGCCAAAGATTCGTTTACCGTAATTTTCGATGTCGCGAGTATATCGGGAAAGGCCATGGTTCTGACAGCCAAAGTGTTCAGTACAGGCAAAGAAGCAAATGAAGCTAATAATAAGGTCACCGATGTAATAACGCTTGGAGAATTCACCGAAATCGATATTGTTGG tatccCCAAAACGCCTCATGTCAACCTGGAGAAAATTAGCAACACCACGGAAATCATTAATAACTATGAG ATAAAAAGCGTGGGTCCCAGTACTGTCGGCGCCATGGATGTGGTCTTCTATATACCTGTGGCATATAAAGTGCCCGGTACTACAAACACCATACAAATAATCGAAAtggataaaataaatatgcaggCTGTCTACGACGCCCAATTGATTGGTAtcgattattatgaaaataatacacaGCTTATAATGAATACTATAGAGATTTCGACGAGTACTCACAGCACGACCACAGCGTCCAAATTGAAGGAGCATAAAAAGAGTACCATGACTTATGAGTACAACAGCTTTTATGATATGCCAGTAGAAAGCGATAGTT ATGACACAGAAGACACCTCGAACATGTCTTTACGTCGCAGACGTCGGCAGGCTGCTGCCCATACGGCAACCAAAGCACAGTATGCGCGTATAGTAAAAGCGCACGAGTTGTTGGGCGAAGAACTGAAGGGTAAACTGCCGGTGAATCGTACCATCGTTTTCAATTGTAATGATCCCGAAATGACAATATGTGTGCGTGCTTTTATGCGTGTCTATAATTTCAATCCTGAGAAGCCCATCACTGTCAATATGAAATATCAGGTCGATTTGAATGAGATTAATCAAATACTAATTGAACCGTGGGAATATTTTGTTATACTAATCGGTTTGGATGTGAAAAAAATCGGTGACTTTAATGAGAAATCGCTGGCAATACGAAAGAGCATCGACTACAATATTGTGTCGAAGCATCAACTCTATGGTACACCATTCTGGGTGTATATATTAGCTGTGCTGGGTGGACTGTTGCTATTGGCGCTAATGACTTATGGAATGTATAAG